One genomic region from Kineobactrum salinum encodes:
- the terL gene encoding phage terminase large subunit, with amino-acid sequence MTEAAAKLGLLSAEELERRDNDPEVLKEIRRDRKDRLAFGKRLREQEEAERQALQDRPAELARRELARRALCQQNFLPFVMRFSPEYDPGWVHKDICRRLEQFSEDVADRLSPRLLLTMPPRHGKSELTSKKFPAWHLGKFPKHEVMATSYSGSLSMGFSRINREILRDPAYHVLFETRLSHDSQGAEAWTTTEGGGYTSAGVGGAITGKGAHVLVIDDPVKNREDAESEASRENTWNWYTSTAYTRLAPGGGVLVILTRWHDDDLAGRLITAMGEGADQWEIVNYPAEAKEDEPYRKKGMALHPARYDTKALRRIQKMIGPRDWAALYQQDPVPEEGAYFNRDNIVWYDYDDPVSLPPADTMVEYSAWDLAIGQRQENDFSVGGVVSVDQHSRLWVRDVWRGHWGAKDLCTKILDLHVKWRCNMYGIEKGMIEMSIGPFLEEMKKERKLWDFYYHELKPGKQDKVARARAIQGMFESGKVHIPYNAPWTDAFVNELLRFPTGVNDDQVDFIAWIGMMLMVMAPATLIKKKKPSWRDKLAKFKVNDTTAKSAMSA; translated from the coding sequence GTGACAGAGGCTGCTGCCAAGCTCGGTCTACTCTCTGCTGAGGAGCTGGAGCGGCGGGATAACGACCCGGAAGTCCTGAAAGAGATCCGGCGTGACCGGAAGGATCGGTTGGCCTTCGGCAAGCGGCTCAGGGAGCAGGAGGAGGCCGAGCGGCAGGCGCTGCAGGACCGGCCGGCCGAGCTGGCCCGCCGGGAGCTGGCCCGACGCGCCCTGTGCCAACAGAACTTCCTGCCGTTCGTGATGCGGTTCAGCCCTGAGTATGACCCGGGTTGGGTGCATAAGGACATTTGCCGGAGGTTGGAGCAGTTCAGCGAGGACGTGGCGGACCGCCTGTCACCGCGGCTGCTCCTGACCATGCCGCCCCGGCACGGTAAAAGTGAGCTGACCAGCAAGAAGTTCCCGGCGTGGCACCTGGGCAAGTTCCCCAAGCACGAGGTCATGGCGACGTCCTACTCGGGTTCGCTGTCGATGGGCTTTAGCCGGATCAACCGGGAGATCCTGCGGGACCCGGCATACCACGTGCTCTTTGAGACGCGCCTGAGCCACGACAGCCAGGGCGCGGAGGCGTGGACCACGACCGAAGGGGGTGGGTATACGTCCGCCGGCGTCGGGGGTGCGATCACAGGTAAAGGGGCACATGTCCTGGTGATCGACGACCCGGTCAAAAACCGGGAGGACGCCGAGAGTGAGGCGTCGCGCGAGAACACCTGGAACTGGTACACCTCGACCGCCTACACCCGCCTGGCGCCCGGCGGCGGCGTCCTGGTGATCTTGACGCGCTGGCACGATGACGACCTCGCCGGCCGGCTGATAACGGCCATGGGCGAGGGCGCAGACCAGTGGGAGATCGTGAACTACCCCGCTGAGGCGAAAGAGGACGAACCGTACCGCAAGAAGGGTATGGCGCTGCACCCGGCCCGGTACGACACCAAGGCCCTGCGCCGCATCCAGAAGATGATCGGCCCGCGAGATTGGGCAGCGCTCTACCAGCAGGACCCGGTGCCCGAGGAGGGCGCGTACTTCAACCGGGACAACATCGTCTGGTACGACTACGACGACCCGGTCTCCCTGCCGCCGGCCGACACCATGGTCGAGTACAGCGCCTGGGACTTGGCCATCGGCCAGCGGCAAGAGAACGACTTCAGTGTCGGCGGCGTCGTGTCGGTTGACCAGCATAGCCGCCTCTGGGTGCGGGACGTGTGGCGCGGGCACTGGGGCGCCAAGGACCTCTGCACCAAGATCCTGGACCTGCACGTGAAGTGGCGCTGCAACATGTACGGGATCGAGAAGGGGATGATTGAGATGTCGATCGGCCCGTTCCTGGAGGAGATGAAAAAAGAGCGAAAGCTGTGGGACTTCTATTACCACGAGCTGAAACCAGGCAAGCAGGACAAGGTGGCCCGGGCACGCGCCATCCAGGGCATGTTCGAGAGTGGCAAGGTCCATATCCCCTACAACGCGCCGTGGACCGATGCCTTCGTCAACGAGCTGTTGCGCTTCCCTACCGGGGTCAACGATGACCAGGTCGATTTCATTGCCTGGATTGGGATGATGCTGATGGTCATGGCGCCGGCCACGCTGATCAAAAAGAAGAAGCCCAGCTGGCGGGACAAATTAGCGAAGTTCAAGGTGAACGACACCACCGCAAAAAGCGCCATGAGCGCATAA
- a CDS encoding phage adaptor protein: MPHKAQPLNKKSTSRSSNAFSGVSCFFTCPRHRPRRRGTRWTDPELIRWVNDGLHAMMEMKPQAFSAVVAAPLVAGAEQTLAAAHYRLLDVPGSAVTRVAKNHLDAEDMGWEGGEESATLYHYCYDENTPRIFYVYPPVIAGTELRITAAVYPDEVTTDESEIPLPETYLPTIVDYLLFRAYGKHSKAQGNERRSTEAFTRFAGGMGVKATNLGQTSPNTTEVGS; the protein is encoded by the coding sequence ATGCCGCACAAGGCGCAGCCGCTAAACAAGAAGTCGACATCGAGATCAAGTAATGCCTTTTCCGGCGTCAGCTGTTTTTTCACGTGTCCGCGACATCGTCCAAGACGTCGCGGGACCCGATGGACTGACCCGGAACTTATTCGTTGGGTCAATGATGGCCTGCACGCCATGATGGAGATGAAGCCCCAGGCTTTCAGCGCCGTCGTGGCGGCACCACTGGTGGCTGGAGCCGAGCAAACGCTCGCCGCCGCACACTACCGCCTCTTAGACGTACCGGGCAGCGCGGTGACCCGGGTCGCCAAGAACCACCTGGACGCTGAAGATATGGGATGGGAAGGCGGTGAGGAATCCGCGACGCTATACCATTACTGCTACGACGAGAATACACCACGCATCTTCTACGTGTACCCGCCTGTGATCGCTGGCACCGAGCTGCGGATCACCGCAGCGGTATACCCAGACGAGGTGACTACTGATGAGAGCGAGATACCTCTCCCGGAGACGTACCTACCCACGATCGTGGACTACCTCTTGTTCCGGGCCTATGGGAAGCACAGCAAAGCCCAGGGTAACGAGCGCCGTAGCACGGAGGCGTTCACGCGCTTCGCAGGCGGTATGGGCGTAAAAGCGACCAACCTGGGACAGACTTCACCGAACACTACAGAGGTAGGCAGCTGA
- a CDS encoding Rap1a/Tai family immunity protein, giving the protein MRAALFALFLVLCPLSFGAPTTGEFVQLIKSEPSIDVDSFSYGYVMGAAFGSRNTFWCSETFDLTELSALVRSRISLHPDLLPLPHSEGVLNLLQREFPCE; this is encoded by the coding sequence ATGCGCGCTGCCCTTTTTGCCTTGTTTCTGGTCCTTTGCCCTTTGTCCTTTGGAGCACCTACTACCGGCGAGTTCGTACAGTTAATAAAATCCGAGCCTTCCATTGACGTGGATAGCTTTAGCTACGGGTATGTTATGGGTGCTGCTTTCGGTTCGCGGAATACGTTCTGGTGCTCCGAAACATTTGACCTGACTGAGCTGTCAGCGTTAGTACGTTCTCGGATCTCCCTCCACCCAGACCTCCTCCCCCTACCTCATAGCGAGGGAGTCCTGAACCTGCTCCAGCGTGAATTCCCCTGTGAATAG
- a CDS encoding phage capsid family protein has translation MADTNFTELTTERKKVWSRDVWKIARNNSFMFNFVGNDENAMIQRITELTKTERGDQAVITLIPDLEEDGVVGDADLEGNEEAIKAYDRVITIDMLRHANRSKGKMSEQKSIVNFRKTSKNVLGYWLGDRLDQMAFLTMSGIPYTQKNNGSLRTVRATNLNLSDLAFASDVTAPTSARHLRWDSTAGAEGDLADGDITAVVAGDTPTYRMMVLSKAYAKEQYIKGIRGPNGQEMYHCFVTPTAMSKLKLDPDYIANVRHAFQRGEKNPLFAGTTSVMADGLIIHEYRHVYNTRGATTGSSANAGAAGYKWGADADVVGQRMLMCGAQALGFCDLGAPDWNEEWFDYKNKGGISVGKIFGFLKPDFHSPVNGSDQDFSILCIDTAQ, from the coding sequence ATGGCTGATACTAATTTTACCGAGCTGACCACTGAACGAAAAAAAGTGTGGTCACGCGACGTCTGGAAAATCGCACGCAACAACTCCTTCATGTTCAATTTCGTCGGCAACGACGAGAATGCTATGATCCAACGCATCACCGAGCTGACTAAAACCGAGCGCGGCGACCAGGCTGTTATCACGCTGATCCCCGATCTGGAAGAAGACGGCGTCGTGGGCGATGCGGACCTGGAAGGCAACGAGGAGGCGATCAAGGCATACGACCGAGTCATCACCATCGACATGCTGCGCCACGCCAACCGTTCCAAGGGCAAGATGTCTGAGCAGAAGTCCATCGTGAACTTCCGCAAGACCTCGAAAAATGTCCTGGGCTACTGGCTGGGTGACCGCCTGGACCAGATGGCGTTCCTGACTATGTCGGGTATCCCATACACCCAGAAGAACAACGGCTCTTTGCGGACTGTGCGCGCCACTAACCTGAACCTTTCAGATCTGGCCTTCGCGTCCGACGTTACTGCACCGACCTCCGCACGTCACCTGCGCTGGGACTCTACTGCAGGTGCAGAGGGTGATCTGGCTGATGGCGACATCACCGCAGTGGTTGCCGGCGACACCCCCACATACCGCATGATGGTGCTGTCGAAGGCCTATGCCAAAGAGCAGTATATCAAGGGTATCCGCGGGCCGAACGGGCAGGAGATGTACCACTGCTTCGTGACCCCCACTGCCATGTCCAAACTGAAGCTGGACCCCGACTACATCGCGAACGTCCGCCACGCCTTCCAGCGCGGCGAGAAGAACCCGCTGTTTGCCGGCACCACCTCAGTGATGGCTGATGGCCTCATCATCCACGAGTACCGCCACGTGTATAACACCCGCGGCGCTACCACTGGTTCTTCGGCGAATGCGGGCGCTGCCGGCTACAAGTGGGGTGCGGACGCGGACGTGGTAGGCCAGCGGATGCTGATGTGTGGGGCGCAGGCCCTGGGCTTCTGCGACCTCGGCGCTCCTGACTGGAACGAAGAGTGGTTCGACTACAAGAACAAGGGCGGTATCTCGGTAGGCAAGATCTTCGGCTTCCTGAAGCCGGACTTCCACAGCCCCGTGAACGGCTCTGATCAGGATTTCAGCATCCTCTGTATCGACACCGCGCAGTGA
- a CDS encoding portal protein — MTERGVPEDRAEATVPKIQREEQSALEEWDRYVRAKDLGHEKYMARARKQDDFYRGEQWDPADKAKLDKQGKPALTINQVFPTINAILGEQITRRADLRFKPAKDGSEEVATVISKVIMQILYENDFDSKESEAFADGIIEERGYYDIRMEFDENLQGSATITVEDPKDVIPDPYGKDYDPATWQEVTKTRWWSLDEVELEYGKEQRNKVEHIARNERTRGEDSFRYETSFSDDDAAANSHAEWWGTKAANRQVRSVRVIERQFYQNTLVYYFVDPATGDSKKAPPGWNREQRRAFASKTKLFLHQKQERRIRWRVSVDKVLLHDDWSPYNTFTIIPYFAFFRRGRTMSAVTNLISPQENLNKLSSQELHIVNSTANSGWITEVGSLSNMTAEELASKGAETGLVIEKNAGRESPEKIKPNTVPSGIDRISQKAHNNIRQISGINDGMLGLESAEVSGVALASKEKRAQIQIQVPMENLARTRKLVARKLLELLQQFYTEPRLMKITRPMPKPGESEVEEVEINTPSPEGHIINDITVGKYEVVVSSQPSRDTFNDSQFAEAMSLVEIGIPIPPDRIIEYSNLADKHALAEEVRAMTGRGEPTEEELALQQQIQQMELMTMQLNLAKLEGEAMKVRAEAQKLLAESGAIPVELELQMVELEADIQKEREGFEVRKELALTNARNQLEKVLMQAKAKQLEQTTAAALAPRTPVRPQR; from the coding sequence ATGACAGAACGCGGCGTACCGGAAGACAGGGCTGAGGCCACGGTTCCCAAAATTCAGCGGGAGGAACAGAGCGCGCTGGAGGAATGGGACCGGTATGTGCGCGCGAAGGATCTAGGCCATGAGAAGTACATGGCCCGGGCGCGCAAGCAGGACGACTTCTACCGCGGCGAGCAGTGGGACCCGGCCGACAAGGCGAAGCTGGACAAGCAGGGCAAACCTGCGCTCACGATCAACCAGGTCTTCCCGACGATCAACGCGATCCTGGGGGAGCAGATCACCCGCCGCGCCGACCTACGCTTCAAGCCGGCGAAGGATGGCAGCGAGGAAGTGGCCACGGTCATCAGCAAAGTCATCATGCAGATCCTGTACGAGAATGACTTTGACAGTAAGGAGTCGGAGGCGTTTGCAGACGGGATCATCGAAGAGCGCGGATACTACGACATCCGCATGGAGTTCGACGAGAACCTGCAGGGTAGCGCCACCATCACGGTCGAAGACCCGAAGGATGTGATTCCAGACCCCTATGGAAAGGACTACGACCCGGCGACCTGGCAGGAGGTCACCAAGACCCGCTGGTGGTCGCTGGACGAGGTCGAGCTTGAGTACGGCAAGGAGCAGCGGAACAAGGTCGAGCACATTGCCCGCAACGAACGCACCCGAGGTGAGGACTCGTTTCGATACGAGACTTCCTTTTCTGACGATGACGCAGCGGCCAACAGTCACGCGGAGTGGTGGGGCACCAAAGCTGCGAACCGCCAGGTCCGCTCTGTCCGAGTAATCGAGCGCCAGTTCTACCAGAACACGTTGGTGTACTACTTCGTAGACCCGGCAACGGGCGACAGCAAGAAGGCGCCTCCGGGCTGGAACCGGGAACAGCGGCGCGCGTTCGCATCCAAGACCAAGCTGTTCCTGCACCAGAAACAGGAGAGACGTATCCGGTGGCGCGTGTCGGTGGACAAGGTCCTGCTGCACGATGATTGGTCACCTTACAACACCTTCACGATCATCCCGTATTTCGCGTTCTTCCGTCGCGGCCGGACCATGAGCGCGGTGACGAACCTCATCAGCCCCCAGGAGAACCTGAACAAGTTGTCCAGCCAGGAGCTGCACATCGTGAACTCCACCGCCAACAGCGGCTGGATCACGGAGGTTGGGTCCCTGTCGAATATGACGGCAGAGGAGCTGGCGAGCAAAGGCGCGGAGACCGGACTGGTCATCGAGAAGAACGCTGGCCGCGAGAGCCCGGAGAAGATCAAACCCAACACGGTACCGTCCGGGATTGACCGTATAAGCCAGAAGGCCCACAACAACATCCGCCAGATCTCAGGCATCAACGACGGGATGCTGGGGCTTGAGTCGGCCGAGGTGTCGGGCGTAGCGCTGGCGTCCAAGGAGAAGCGCGCGCAGATCCAGATCCAGGTCCCGATGGAGAACCTGGCGCGCACCCGCAAGCTGGTCGCCAGAAAATTGCTGGAGCTACTGCAGCAGTTCTACACCGAACCTCGGCTGATGAAGATCACGCGGCCGATGCCCAAGCCCGGCGAGTCGGAGGTCGAGGAGGTGGAGATCAACACGCCCTCGCCGGAGGGACACATTATCAACGATATCACCGTCGGCAAGTACGAGGTGGTGGTGTCGAGCCAGCCGAGCCGCGACACCTTCAACGATAGCCAGTTTGCCGAGGCAATGAGTCTCGTGGAGATCGGTATCCCGATCCCGCCCGACCGGATCATCGAATACTCGAACCTGGCAGACAAGCACGCCCTGGCTGAGGAAGTGCGCGCTATGACTGGTCGCGGCGAGCCGACCGAAGAAGAACTGGCACTCCAGCAGCAGATCCAGCAGATGGAACTGATGACCATGCAGCTGAATCTGGCGAAGCTGGAAGGCGAGGCCATGAAGGTCCGCGCCGAAGCGCAGAAGCTGCTGGCAGAGAGCGGGGCGATCCCGGTCGAGCTGGAGCTACAGATGGTCGAGCTGGAAGCGGACATCCAGAAAGAGCGCGAAGGCTTCGAGGTCCGCAAAGAACTGGCCCTGACCAACGCGCGCAACCAGCTCGAAAAAGTCTTGATGCAGGCGAAAGCCAAGCAGCTTGAGCAAACCACCGCGGCGGCGCTCGCGCCCCGCACCCCCGTAAGACCACAACGATAG
- a CDS encoding Gp49 family protein: MTDEALGTAPSVSLADVRANMVNVEIVKHVSKSGQILRWAVIEAQNGFAVTGRPSCAVSAENDNAAKGEKVAIENTENEMWPLMGYALREKLQS; the protein is encoded by the coding sequence ATGACTGATGAAGCACTAGGAACCGCGCCGAGCGTGTCACTGGCCGATGTGCGGGCGAACATGGTCAACGTGGAGATCGTGAAGCACGTGTCGAAGTCGGGGCAGATCCTCCGCTGGGCAGTGATCGAGGCCCAGAACGGCTTCGCGGTCACTGGCCGGCCCTCCTGCGCCGTATCGGCCGAGAACGACAACGCTGCGAAGGGGGAGAAGGTCGCCATCGAGAACACGGAGAACGAGATGTGGCCCCTGATGGGCTACGCGCTGCGCGAGAAACTGCAGTCGTGA